A section of the Aminiphilus circumscriptus DSM 16581 genome encodes:
- a CDS encoding sensor histidine kinase, protein MKKNVLSETNRHSWPNAPEAPEAESSASEECLQCTRHIESFVSPDEDTLPEDFDPLRKASAFSSGKEEIPMQHGSLAWWEQVAEIARLQEIQDRFAKIMRVGAIITTNDGKPVTSPSNFTSFCLKVRTFSEGRARCWESDADGGRRSLEAGHSFAYRCRNGLLDMASPIIVEGRMVGILLCGQVLLQKYSRAEVEEIADKEWPFARGKDREALIENFLSVSVVNEQAIRDAMDLLHLVASHIVGLCERHLTERRLLQRGITLIHEQRNKEALERNLKLAQVRALRSQLNPHFMFNTLNSIARLAFFEEAPRTQDLTLQFAEYLRYVLRKQSQGELVPLGMELDCIRRYLEIYQVRFGERLRSHVEALHGSEELLVPFMFLQPIVENAIIHGIEPLPQGGEVRISCRVDKKQLVVEVTDNGVGCTPSSIEEGVGLENVQERLKLHYGEIARLRVESAPGKGTSVRIALPAREGVLVS, encoded by the coding sequence ATGAAAAAAAACGTCCTTTCCGAGACGAACCGACATTCCTGGCCGAATGCGCCGGAAGCTCCCGAGGCGGAATCCTCCGCTTCGGAAGAGTGTCTCCAGTGTACCCGCCACATCGAAAGCTTCGTTTCTCCGGATGAAGACACCCTTCCGGAAGACTTCGATCCGCTCCGAAAAGCCTCGGCCTTTTCTTCGGGAAAGGAGGAGATACCCATGCAGCACGGTAGTCTCGCCTGGTGGGAACAGGTTGCGGAAATCGCCCGTCTGCAGGAGATTCAGGATCGTTTTGCCAAGATCATGCGCGTGGGAGCGATTATCACCACCAACGACGGCAAACCCGTGACAAGTCCGAGCAACTTTACGAGTTTCTGCCTCAAGGTACGCACCTTCTCCGAAGGCCGGGCCCGCTGCTGGGAGAGCGACGCCGACGGCGGACGCAGATCCCTGGAGGCGGGACACAGCTTCGCCTATCGCTGCCGCAATGGCCTTCTGGACATGGCGAGCCCCATCATCGTGGAGGGACGCATGGTGGGTATCCTCCTCTGCGGCCAGGTCCTGCTTCAAAAATACTCCCGCGCCGAGGTGGAGGAGATCGCCGACAAAGAGTGGCCCTTCGCCCGGGGCAAGGACCGGGAAGCACTCATCGAGAATTTCCTCTCCGTTTCGGTGGTGAACGAACAAGCCATTCGAGACGCCATGGACCTGCTGCACCTCGTGGCATCCCACATTGTCGGGCTCTGCGAACGGCACCTGACCGAACGGCGCCTTCTCCAGCGGGGCATCACGCTCATTCATGAACAGCGCAACAAGGAAGCTCTCGAGCGGAACCTCAAACTCGCCCAGGTACGGGCTCTCCGAAGCCAGTTAAACCCCCACTTCATGTTCAATACCCTGAACAGTATCGCCCGGCTCGCCTTCTTCGAGGAAGCCCCCAGGACGCAGGACCTCACGCTCCAGTTTGCCGAATACCTCCGCTACGTGCTCCGCAAGCAGTCCCAGGGAGAACTCGTCCCCCTGGGCATGGAACTGGACTGCATCCGACGCTACCTCGAGATCTATCAGGTCCGCTTCGGCGAGCGCCTCCGAAGCCATGTAGAGGCGCTCCACGGCTCAGAGGAACTTCTCGTTCCCTTCATGTTCCTCCAACCCATCGTGGAGAACGCCATCATCCACGGTATCGAACCCCTTCCCCAGGGAGGAGAGGTGCGCATTTCCTGCCGGGTGGACAAGAAACAGCTCGTTGTGGAAGTCACCGACAACGGTGTAGGCTGTACACCCTCCTCGATCGAGGAAGGCGTCGGGCTCGAAAACGTCCAGGAGCGGCTCAAGCTCCACTACGGAGAAATTGCCCGCCTCCGGGTTGAAAGCGCCCCGGGGAAGGGAACGTCCGTACGCATCGCTCTTCCGGCCCGGGAAGGAGTTCTCGTCTCATGA
- a CDS encoding IS3 family transposase (programmed frameshift) — protein sequence MAKNATNGRYSKEFRHEAVNMIIEGGLTAYEASRQLSLPKSTLENWVRAYKAGKLSDIGGERRPLTQVEEELERVKRELAQVKQERDILKKAAAYFGPGVAVRYAVIRRFRSKYPVPRLCRVLEVSTSGYYAWLKRPDSLRNQEEKRLELEIIAAHKRTEETYGPERLQKELACHGVHIGVHRIKRIRRKLGLRCKQVKKFKATTNANHKLPVATNLLEQNFVTEAPNQVWVTDITYIPTAEGWLYLAGHKDLFTGEIVGYAMGERMTKNLVTQSLFRAVAAKRPAAGLIHHSDRGSQYCAAGYRKLLDQFKMRASMSRRGNCYDNAPIESFWGVLKNELVHHCRYETRQEAIRQITTYIEIFYNRQRRQKRLGYLSPAAYEKQFFKEQ from the exons ATGGCAAAGAACGCAACGAACGGTCGCTATTCGAAAGAATTTCGGCATGAAGCCGTCAACATGATCATTGAAGGCGGCTTGACAGCATATGAAGCATCGCGTCAACTCTCCCTGCCCAAGTCGACCCTGGAAAACTGGGTGAGAGCGTACAAGGCCGGAAAACTTTCCGATATTGGCGGCGAGCGGCGGCCTCTCACTCAGGTTGAGGAGGAGCTTGAGCGCGTCAAACGAGAGCTTGCTCAAGTAAAACAGGAGCGCGATATCTTAAAAAAAGCCGCCGCGTACTTTG GCCCGGGAGTCGCTGTCCGGTACGCGGTAATCAGGCGGTTTCGATCGAAGTATCCGGTTCCTCGGCTATGTCGGGTTCTGGAGGTTTCAACCAGTGGCTACTACGCCTGGCTGAAACGACCGGATTCTCTCCGGAATCAAGAGGAAAAACGGCTCGAACTCGAAATCATAGCGGCTCATAAAAGAACGGAAGAAACCTACGGTCCGGAACGTCTGCAGAAAGAGCTTGCCTGCCACGGCGTTCACATTGGAGTTCACCGGATCAAACGGATTCGCAGGAAACTGGGGCTTCGCTGCAAACAGGTCAAAAAGTTCAAGGCAACCACAAACGCAAACCACAAGCTGCCGGTTGCCACAAATCTTTTAGAACAAAACTTTGTCACGGAGGCCCCGAATCAAGTCTGGGTAACGGATATCACTTACATCCCCACAGCCGAGGGCTGGTTATATCTTGCCGGTCACAAGGATCTTTTTACCGGAGAGATTGTGGGCTACGCCATGGGAGAACGCATGACAAAGAATCTGGTCACCCAGTCCCTGTTTCGCGCTGTCGCTGCCAAGAGGCCTGCGGCTGGTTTGATTCATCATTCCGACCGTGGCAGTCAGTACTGCGCCGCGGGCTACCGAAAACTCCTTGACCAGTTCAAAATGCGGGCATCGATGAGCCGCCGTGGGAACTGCTATGACAACGCGCCCATTGAGAGTTTCTGGGGTGTGCTGAAAAACGAACTCGTTCATCATTGCCGTTACGAAACCCGGCAGGAAGCTATACGGCAGATCACGACGTACATCGAAATCTTTTACAATCGGCAGCGACGGCAGAAGAGACTTGGTTATCTCTCCCCTGCCGCCTATGAGAAACAATTTTTCAAAGAGCAGTAG
- a CDS encoding DUF502 domain-containing protein, giving the protein MDGDVSCFSGKDVSGESEAESEAASSEALVRWMAAGGNPSEGTCAPADEGSTGGESGVSPPQRPSFLENFGKNVFMGILVFLPLVVLLFIVRFLLEITLQIGSALFGKTQSLEATVGILLGIVFFLAYAGHKFRSREKWLLTYMEKLILSVPFLGSWYGILKDLVASFSGASQDEKYLGVVQVPFGKAHVLGFVTRKAEGKDGDADLTVFVPTSPNPTSGLVFFFKERDVVYTNLTPEDAFTRIISLGIKA; this is encoded by the coding sequence GTGGATGGGGACGTGTCGTGTTTTTCCGGCAAGGATGTCTCCGGGGAGAGCGAGGCCGAGTCGGAGGCGGCATCTTCGGAAGCTCTGGTGCGGTGGATGGCTGCGGGTGGAAATCCCTCGGAGGGCACGTGCGCTCCCGCCGACGAGGGAAGCACCGGCGGAGAGTCGGGAGTTTCTCCTCCGCAACGGCCCTCCTTTCTCGAAAACTTCGGGAAAAACGTCTTTATGGGCATTCTCGTTTTTCTGCCTTTGGTGGTTCTTCTTTTCATCGTTCGCTTTCTTCTGGAGATCACGCTTCAGATCGGGAGTGCTCTTTTCGGAAAGACCCAGTCCCTGGAAGCCACGGTGGGCATACTTCTCGGCATCGTGTTCTTTCTCGCCTATGCGGGGCACAAGTTTCGCTCAAGAGAAAAATGGCTTCTCACGTATATGGAGAAGCTTATCCTCTCCGTGCCGTTTCTTGGCTCGTGGTACGGCATCCTGAAGGATCTCGTCGCTTCCTTCAGCGGTGCCTCCCAGGACGAGAAATACCTAGGTGTGGTGCAGGTCCCCTTCGGCAAGGCGCATGTCCTCGGTTTCGTCACGAGGAAAGCGGAGGGGAAAGACGGTGACGCGGATCTCACCGTCTTCGTTCCCACGTCGCCCAATCCGACATCGGGACTTGTCTTTTTTTTCAAAGAACGGGATGTGGTCTACACGAATCTGACTCCGGAGGATGCCTTTACCAGGATTATTTCTCTGGGAATCAAGGCATGA
- a CDS encoding membrane dipeptidase: protein MSETAQERAARLQRESMIVDAHFDLAMDLLYKWERGKKHPLLPWLERFRKGGFGLVVSSLFVSGSFLPEMGLRRALDQLAVLVREIRNTEGVALCRTMEDIERARREGEVGILLSFEGLDPIGNDLNLLDIFHDLGVRAAGIVWSRRNYAGDGCFFSPKREGKKGGLTPFGVEAVQRAQELGMVIDVSHLNDEGFWDVMDIAKGPLIASHSNCRSLAHTMRNLTDEQIRALAEKGGVMGMNAISCFVREDHATRRATPADLAAHVEHIANLVGVDHVGLGFDFCDGFENYLTLEDDIKTYDVIAGHENVCDFTVALLERGFNDEEMRKILGGNFLRVFGSWLGK, encoded by the coding sequence TTGAGCGAGACAGCGCAGGAAAGAGCAGCGAGACTCCAACGGGAATCCATGATCGTCGACGCCCATTTCGACCTCGCCATGGATCTTCTCTACAAGTGGGAACGAGGAAAGAAACATCCCCTTCTCCCCTGGCTGGAACGGTTTCGGAAGGGCGGATTCGGCCTCGTCGTGTCCTCGCTCTTCGTGAGTGGTTCCTTCCTTCCGGAGATGGGCCTTCGGCGGGCGTTGGATCAGTTGGCGGTGCTGGTGCGCGAGATCCGCAACACGGAAGGAGTCGCGCTCTGCAGGACCATGGAGGATATCGAAAGGGCACGCCGGGAGGGCGAGGTCGGTATTCTCCTCTCCTTTGAAGGGCTTGATCCCATCGGCAACGATCTCAACCTTCTCGACATCTTCCACGATCTGGGGGTCCGCGCCGCCGGGATCGTCTGGAGCAGAAGAAACTACGCCGGTGACGGCTGTTTCTTCTCACCGAAGCGCGAGGGAAAGAAGGGCGGACTCACTCCCTTCGGCGTGGAGGCGGTGCAGCGTGCCCAGGAGTTGGGCATGGTCATCGACGTGAGTCACCTCAACGACGAGGGGTTCTGGGACGTGATGGACATCGCGAAAGGGCCTCTCATCGCCTCCCATTCCAACTGCCGGAGTCTTGCCCATACCATGCGGAACCTCACGGACGAACAGATCCGTGCTCTCGCGGAGAAGGGTGGCGTGATGGGGATGAACGCCATCAGCTGTTTCGTTCGGGAGGATCATGCGACGCGTCGGGCGACTCCGGCGGATCTGGCGGCCCACGTGGAGCACATCGCGAATCTCGTCGGTGTCGACCACGTGGGATTGGGATTCGACTTCTGCGACGGCTTCGAGAACTACCTCACTCTGGAGGACGACATCAAGACCTACGATGTGATCGCCGGTCACGAAAACGTGTGTGACTTCACGGTGGCTCTTCTGGAACGCGGTTTCAACGACGAGGAGATGCGAAAAATCCTGGGCGGAAATTTTCTCCGCGTCTTCGGTTCCTGGCTGGGAAAATAA
- a CDS encoding 1-aminocyclopropane-1-carboxylate deaminase/D-cysteine desulfhydrase codes for MKATQRKKLDLAKKPTPIELLPRLSRLIGGPDIYIKRDDLTGGGVSGNKIRKLEYCVADALDKGAQVLITCGGVQSNHARATAAVAARLGLSSHLVLNGTPEEIPEGNLFLDLLFNARITFLPEEKGHERDSTMERLAQEYETQGTRAYIIPLGASNPLGCLGYVDAVTEMIPQMAALPSRPRHLVTAVGSGGTLAGLVAGVLLHKLPWRITAISVAYPRQQVLDTVQNLLEGLRRSDFPDLGTLPRETLTVLDDYLGEGYGTTTPEQLRFIATAAATEEQLLDPVYTGKAFYGLSREIAAGRFPKDEPVLFLHTGGAFGLFPFRKHFNQAVFSTLSAPGKH; via the coding sequence ATGAAGGCAACTCAGCGGAAAAAACTCGATCTCGCAAAAAAACCCACCCCCATCGAACTGCTGCCACGTCTTTCCAGGCTGATCGGCGGCCCCGACATCTACATCAAGCGCGATGATCTCACGGGCGGGGGCGTTTCCGGCAACAAGATCCGCAAACTGGAATACTGCGTGGCCGACGCCCTGGACAAGGGCGCACAGGTGCTCATCACCTGCGGGGGCGTGCAGTCCAACCACGCCAGGGCAACCGCCGCCGTGGCGGCACGCCTGGGACTTTCGAGCCATCTCGTCCTGAACGGCACACCGGAAGAGATCCCCGAGGGAAATCTCTTCCTGGATCTTCTCTTCAACGCCCGGATCACCTTCCTTCCGGAGGAAAAGGGACACGAACGGGACAGCACCATGGAACGCCTGGCCCAGGAATACGAGACACAGGGCACACGCGCCTACATCATCCCCCTCGGTGCGTCGAATCCCCTGGGGTGCCTCGGATACGTGGATGCCGTGACGGAAATGATCCCTCAGATGGCGGCACTGCCCTCCCGCCCCCGCCATCTGGTCACTGCCGTGGGTTCCGGAGGCACGCTCGCGGGACTCGTCGCGGGTGTCCTCCTCCATAAGCTCCCCTGGAGGATCACCGCCATCAGCGTGGCCTATCCGCGGCAACAGGTCCTGGACACAGTACAAAATCTTCTGGAGGGACTTCGAAGGAGCGATTTTCCCGACCTTGGCACGCTGCCCCGGGAAACCCTCACCGTTCTCGACGACTACCTCGGCGAGGGGTACGGAACGACCACGCCCGAACAACTCCGTTTCATCGCCACCGCCGCCGCCACGGAAGAACAGCTTCTCGATCCGGTCTACACGGGGAAGGCCTTCTACGGCCTCTCCCGAGAGATCGCAGCAGGACGTTTTCCAAAGGACGAGCCCGTGCTTTTTCTGCACACCGGAGGCGCCTTCGGTTTGTTTCCCTTCCGGAAGCACTTCAACCAGGCGGTTTTCTCCACCCTTTCCGCCCCAGGAAAGCACTGA
- the ortA gene encoding 2-amino-4-oxopentanoate thiolase subunit OrtA: MTMARRGEWVQIRRVVLSAGSRAPQVPEDTAAVPLELKVKGFLVEETARCGETVTVRTAVGREHRGVLIAVDPPYDVGFGPPPKALLGIGEELRGMLRGKAERP, translated from the coding sequence ATGACGATGGCGCGAAGGGGAGAGTGGGTGCAGATCCGCCGCGTTGTGTTGTCCGCAGGTTCTCGGGCGCCTCAGGTTCCCGAGGACACGGCGGCGGTTCCCCTGGAATTGAAAGTGAAGGGGTTTCTCGTGGAAGAGACGGCCCGCTGCGGCGAAACGGTGACGGTACGCACCGCCGTTGGAAGAGAGCATCGGGGAGTTCTCATCGCCGTCGATCCTCCCTATGACGTGGGCTTCGGCCCGCCTCCGAAGGCACTGCTGGGGATCGGAGAGGAGCTTCGAGGCATGCTTCGGGGAAAGGCGGAACGGCCATGA
- the ortB gene encoding 2-amino-4-oxopentanoate thiolase subunit OrtB, whose product MTGDYGAVMARRGEIMRKSVGIDYERFARGRLAFDYEGMMCETGYSLDEVETIQRESNVGNTPLLELKNLTRLARTLSEPGRGARLFVKDEANNPARSFKDRRASLSVFHAERNGYKGVVAATSGNYGAAVASQAARKNLGCIIVQEVFDSKGFEQPEIAEKGRACEAYGAEVLQLSVGPELFYVFLLVLEETAFFNASLYTPFSIAGIETLGTEIAEQTRRLTGRNPDVVVSTHAGGGITTGTARGLLKAGCPATRIVGASVNLQGLHMASDRDFNRKSFTTGHTGFGIPFAVWPDRSDVPRNAARVLRYLDDYVTVTQGAVFYMTEALAQLEGLERGPAGNTSLTAAFALAQTLPEEAVVVVNETEYTGAGKHPYAQLAFAERMGVEVRRGDPEEERPGSVIVIPEHPRQIGVTPVDLNRLRTSYVRNACATLGEDKTVSEEDAAFLAQDTRLSPEEVRRVLRENGISVSAAHR is encoded by the coding sequence ATGACCGGGGACTATGGCGCCGTGATGGCCCGACGTGGTGAGATCATGCGCAAATCCGTCGGCATCGACTACGAGCGTTTTGCCCGGGGGCGGCTCGCCTTCGACTATGAGGGCATGATGTGCGAGACCGGCTACTCTCTCGACGAAGTCGAGACCATTCAACGGGAGAGCAACGTGGGCAACACACCGCTTCTCGAACTGAAGAACCTCACCCGTCTGGCGCGGACTCTCTCGGAACCGGGCAGGGGAGCACGACTCTTCGTGAAGGACGAGGCGAACAATCCCGCCCGTTCCTTCAAGGACCGCAGGGCCTCGCTCTCGGTGTTCCACGCGGAGCGCAACGGATACAAAGGCGTGGTGGCTGCCACGAGCGGCAACTACGGTGCTGCCGTGGCGAGCCAGGCGGCGAGGAAGAACCTGGGCTGCATCATCGTTCAGGAGGTTTTCGATTCGAAAGGATTCGAACAGCCCGAGATCGCCGAGAAGGGACGGGCCTGCGAAGCCTATGGCGCGGAGGTCCTCCAGCTCTCCGTGGGGCCGGAGCTGTTTTACGTCTTCCTCCTCGTTCTTGAGGAGACGGCATTCTTCAACGCTTCCCTCTACACTCCCTTTTCCATCGCCGGTATCGAGACGCTGGGGACGGAGATCGCGGAGCAGACCAGACGCCTTACGGGAAGAAATCCCGATGTGGTGGTGAGTACCCACGCCGGAGGCGGCATCACCACCGGTACTGCCCGGGGACTTCTCAAGGCTGGATGTCCGGCCACGCGCATCGTGGGAGCCAGTGTGAATCTCCAGGGGCTCCACATGGCTTCGGACAGGGATTTCAATCGTAAATCCTTCACCACGGGACACACGGGGTTCGGCATTCCCTTCGCGGTGTGGCCGGACCGTTCCGATGTCCCCCGGAACGCCGCTCGGGTGCTCCGTTATCTGGACGACTACGTGACAGTCACCCAGGGGGCGGTTTTCTACATGACCGAGGCATTGGCGCAGCTCGAAGGTCTTGAACGGGGTCCTGCGGGCAACACCTCTCTCACCGCTGCCTTCGCTCTTGCACAGACGCTCCCTGAAGAGGCGGTAGTGGTGGTGAACGAGACGGAGTACACCGGCGCCGGAAAGCATCCTTACGCCCAACTCGCCTTTGCGGAGCGGATGGGTGTGGAAGTTCGTCGGGGCGATCCCGAAGAGGAGCGTCCCGGTTCGGTGATCGTCATTCCCGAACATCCTCGGCAGATCGGTGTCACTCCGGTGGATCTGAACCGTCTGCGCACATCCTATGTGCGGAATGCCTGCGCAACTCTGGGCGAGGACAAGACCGTCTCCGAAGAGGACGCGGCTTTTCTTGCTCAGGACACCCGTCTTTCGCCGGAGGAGGTCCGGCGGGTACTCCGGGAGAACGGCATCTCGGTTTCGGCGGCTCATCGGTGA
- the alr gene encoding alanine racemase — MNWRPTRLEVNLNSIRTNYTRIRKHVGGTRVIAVVKANAYNVGALPAAWALRSVGADFFAVATPDEALSLRDGGITDPVLVLGASPYEVAAEYVRSGIRAALTDTAMLHALAGAARQNGKPARVHLKVDTGLGRIGFRPDKALEVVDAVQSLPEVELEGIFTHFIASDSGDLTVTHEQYRIFADLLKTIAAKGISIPMRHCCNSGGTLETPEYALDAVRPGHLLFGMYPTPEVRRTIPLEPCMEFKTAVAALRDLPPGSGVSYGSAYVTSGQERFAVLPLGYADGYYRELYTRGVEVLIRGKRCPVAGKICMDQTMVNVSHLDDVAVGDEVVLVGRQGEEMISLEEMAQKLGTLICVFPTLLGARVPRVYRD; from the coding sequence ATGAACTGGCGCCCGACGCGCCTCGAAGTGAACCTCAACAGCATTCGCACCAACTACACCCGCATCCGGAAACACGTGGGAGGCACGCGCGTGATCGCCGTGGTGAAGGCCAATGCCTACAACGTCGGGGCTTTGCCGGCGGCGTGGGCCCTCCGGAGTGTCGGAGCGGACTTCTTCGCCGTGGCAACGCCGGACGAAGCGTTGTCGCTGCGCGACGGGGGCATCACCGATCCCGTGCTCGTTCTCGGTGCGTCCCCCTACGAGGTGGCGGCGGAATACGTGCGGTCGGGTATTCGAGCCGCTCTCACGGATACGGCCATGCTCCATGCCCTTGCAGGCGCGGCCAGGCAGAATGGAAAGCCCGCCAGGGTGCATCTCAAGGTGGATACCGGCCTTGGACGCATCGGTTTCCGGCCTGACAAAGCCCTGGAGGTCGTCGATGCCGTTCAAAGCCTCCCGGAAGTTGAATTGGAGGGAATTTTCACGCATTTTATCGCCTCCGATTCGGGGGATCTCACGGTCACGCACGAGCAATACCGGATTTTTGCCGATCTCCTGAAAACGATCGCCGCAAAGGGTATCTCCATCCCCATGCGGCATTGCTGCAATTCCGGAGGAACCCTCGAAACGCCCGAATACGCTCTTGATGCGGTTCGTCCGGGGCACCTGCTCTTCGGCATGTATCCGACGCCGGAGGTGAGACGGACCATCCCGCTCGAGCCCTGCATGGAGTTCAAGACCGCCGTGGCGGCCCTTCGGGATCTGCCTCCCGGATCGGGCGTCAGCTACGGCAGCGCTTACGTCACGTCCGGACAGGAGCGTTTCGCCGTGCTGCCTCTGGGGTACGCCGACGGATACTACCGGGAACTCTACACCAGGGGCGTTGAAGTACTCATCCGCGGGAAACGTTGTCCCGTGGCGGGAAAAATCTGCATGGACCAGACCATGGTGAACGTCTCCCACCTCGATGACGTGGCTGTGGGAGACGAGGTGGTTCTCGTCGGGCGGCAGGGAGAGGAAATGATCTCCCTTGAGGAGATGGCGCAGAAACTGGGAACACTCATCTGCGTGTTTCCCACGCTCCTCGGCGCCAGAGTTCCCCGGGTCTACAGGGACTGA